A window of Malania oleifera isolate guangnan ecotype guangnan chromosome 2, ASM2987363v1, whole genome shotgun sequence genomic DNA:
TTCATCTCAAAATTATTGAATTCCACTTCGAGAAAAGGGATCGAGatccctttgtttttttttttctttgaattgttAATTAATTTTAGGGTTGCAGAATAGGAAAGGGGAATTGGCGTCAGGCGCCATAGCGAACCTGGTGGATTTAGTGGGGATGTCGGTGCTGCCGGTGAAGGGATCCATTAACGTATCAGTCGACATTTCCATCTCCTACCTCTCCACTGCCAAACTTCATGTAAGCCCCCACTCCAAATTCAACCTTCTTAATCAATTAGTCGAATAAGCATAAAAGCTAGCACCCATCAACTTCACTCGGTGGGTTTCACACCAAACCCACTAGATATATAGTGATGGGTGTTTGACGCGAAAGTGACCGAGTCTTTAATATGTATTGGAAGatcttttattttacttttttgtttttaaaattttataaaagtaaataatcttgaagaaatatttatatgaaataattAAATGTAAAACCCATCAATTttgttatattaatatatttttcttaacaCTTGGATTCAGTAAAGTGATTGTGAGTTCAAGAGTTAATATGACATTTTTGGTAGATTTCaattctttataattttttctaaattttttgttgggtctttctttttcttaagaTCCCATTTgcaacctaaaaaatatttttttttttttaaagtaatatGAACAAATACGTTTTTTCatgtttattattataaaataaaaatgcaataaataaataaagttgtaattttatacattattaatatttaatttaaatatatttttatttttagtagtatttgatagTAAGagatgaaaaatgaattttttttaaaaaaatttattttttttttcaaacagaaCTTAAGGTCcatttaaattaagaattttattaaaaaaaaaaaaaacaaagaaatttatttttcattttggtCACTGCAAAACTAAAAAACATTAAGAAATGACTAAAGAAtctatttttttatgtttataagtaaaaaaagaaatgaaaatatatcaagtcaatgaataaaaatttaattacaCATATCATTAATacttgattttcttaatttttaattatcttgatatcatataattaaaataaattccctTCTTATTTTTCTGTTTCTTATTACAAATAAAGTCTTTCATCCAAATGGAATCATATTTTCTCCCTATTaacaaatattattatatataatattataacaaaaattaattattaatactttatataattaatttttatttattaatttattatgtatATAGTTATGGAGGAAAATAAACTATAtagcaaatttttattttttacagcattttatatgaaaaaataaaacaaaaaataaatttctttcttattttttttcttttttttttttcatcaaattaaatcctttattcaaacccaacttttatttttcctttttaaaaaaaaaaaaaaaaaaaaaaacccatcaaATTCTATTCTATATTCTATCTTTAGGACACTTAAAATTGCTTGACCAGCTAAAAAATCTGAACTCGACTAATTGACTCGAACTCATTTACTTTTATTTTACGTTTGAGGCTATTAAAGCTCATATTAAGATTTTAGATAAAATactaatctaacatggtatcagaacagGTTACCAGGAGATTTtgggttctaatcttgttgcccacgattttaaaaagaaaaaaatatcgTATTCTTTATTATGGGTActatttattatgtgtttatctTTTCACGTGCTGTGAGGCTGCATATGTGGGGAAGTATTaaaaaacttgatatacattgttggcccgaagcttttaggtaaaatggtaatctaccAGAGGCTATGCTCAAAACTATAAATATCTggtttcttatttaatttatttacgCAAATCCAAATCAAGATCGGAACTCCAAACTTCCAAACACTTTACAAGtttattcattttttcttttttagtgaaCCATTCGCTTCAATGTTTAATCCTCATAAGGCAAATTGGAAAATATGCAGGATGAAGTGGAGATAACATCAAGGATGTTGGGTCTAAGGGGAGGGTATGCAGGGACCATTGTGGTTCTGATGAACAAAACAACTGGAGAGATTATTGCTGAAGGTCGCCATTCTCTATTCTGCAAACATAAAAAACAGCCCATCAGTAAACTTTAACTAAAAAATATTTCCAATCCTCTAATTCTGCCATCTATGTTGTTTTTGAATTAACCAGTCCACAGCTCATAATACTTTGGAGTCCCTCATTTTATGTATTTCAGATTAAATAAAATTGCAGTATTTTTGCTCTAAAACTTTTAATTAGAGACTTTATCCTCTTTTTATCACATACAAATATTCTTCCATcagaattttttatttatttattcttgtgTTAACTAATATGTTCCGTTTGAAAGATAGAATTGTAATAAAATGTAAGTTGTGTTtaataggggtggcaaaacaggtCGAAACCCGATGGGTGATCCATGTCTTGCCCGTTTAAATCTGATTTGGGTATAATACAAAATGACCTCCTTATAAACAGGTCAATCTGGACCCAACCCATTTATTAAACATGTTATGCGGGTTCAAGTTGGACCACCCACGGGATGATCCATTTATGActcgtttaaaaataaaatggtgttttttttatataaaaaaaatcattttatatgaaatgttcaaaaaaaatttaagtaaataaattatatattttaacgGGTGACCTGTTTTTGACTTGTTTATTAAACGGATGGGTTTCGGGTTTACATAGTAGTCACTCGATCCATTTATGACCCTTCCGAATTTGGTCCGTTAACTCGTTTTGTTATCCGGTACAATTAGTTGTACGATAAACTGTGTTGTTActataaagcaaataaaaatatgaaacattttatgagtccgtaataaggaatagataaggaataactatttttaaattttatcatataaatatttattaatttgAAATGTATAAGTAATAATTATtcctttaattttgaaaactaaaactatattatatcttatttcaataaaTAGCTATTCTACCGAACCGAGATATTAATAAATCACAAACTCCAAAATTAATATTTATGTTTAGATTATTTTGGATAGTTGAATGTTTATTAACTTAACAAAAAATTTACTCATaaaaaagtttattattatttcatcCAACATGGAAGAGATACAAATATTCACATAATGAAATTTAATACTATTTCCTATCCTATATTAtgcatttattaaattttttacatTGTTATTTCCTTTATGATAATCAAAATATGTTCGTTTATAAATGATTAATACtttatattatgataattatatttatgaaaataaaaaatttatcaaCCAAATATACCTAATTTTAa
This region includes:
- the LOC131147723 gene encoding uncharacterized protein LOC131147723, which produces MEKVKAFLEVTEEESETVSSVAVRPHRLGREMSFYDDFALRGIRVLEARPGFALCSFKVPTRLTNRKGELASGAIANLVDLVGMSVLPVKGSINVSVDISISYLSTAKLHDEVEITSRMLGLRGGYAGTIVVLMNKTTGEIIAEGRHSLFCKHKKQPISKL